One Phocoena sinus isolate mPhoSin1 chromosome 13, mPhoSin1.pri, whole genome shotgun sequence DNA segment encodes these proteins:
- the MRPS5 gene encoding 28S ribosomal protein S5, mitochondrial isoform X1, with protein sequence MAATVRAAGILPVLCGASAGHLWSRQLYLNSFPTASILALKTVPSNGSLSSPGNRDNRHFTSLTRALQTQCCISSPSNLMGQQYRFYSFFTKLTADELWKGALAESGAGTRKGRGKRTKKKKRKDLNRGQIIGEGRYGFLWPGLNVPLMRNGAVQTIAQRSKEEQEKVEADMVRQREEWDWKRKMKVKRERGWSGNTWGGVSLGPPDPGPNGETYDDFDTRILEVRNVFNMTAKEGRKRSVRVLVAVGNGRGAAGFAIGKASERADAFRKAKNKAVHYLHYIERYEDHTIYHDISLRFKRTHIKMKKQTRGYGLRCHRAIITICRLIGIKDMYAKVSGSVNMLNLTRGLFHGLSRQETHQQLADKKSLHVVEFREECGPLPIVVASPKGALRKDPEPEDEVPNIKLDWEEVKAAQGMKRSVWSGLKRGAT encoded by the exons ATGGCGGCGACGGTGCGCGCCGCGGGAattctccctgtgctgtgtggcgcGTCGGCGG gtcATCTATGGTCCAGGCAGCTTTACCTAAACAGCTTTCCAACAGCTTCCATTTTGGCATTGAAGACTGTTCCCAGCAATG GCTCTTTGTCATCTCCAGGAAACAGAGACAACCGTCATTTTACCAGCTTGACCCGTGCGCTACAGACACAGTGCTGTATTTCTTCTCCCAGTAACTTGATGGGCCAACAGTATAGATTCTATAGTTTCTTCACTAAAT TGACAGCAGATGAGCTGTGGAAAGGTGCCTTAGCAGAGTCTGGTGCcggaacaagaaaaggaagaggcaaaagaactaagaaaaagaaaagaaaagatttgaacAGGGGTCAGATCATCGGTGAAG GGCGTTATGGCTTCCTATGGCCTGGTCTGAATGTCCCTCTTATGAGAAATGGAGCTGTGCAGACCATTGCCCAAAGAAGCAAGGAAGAGCAGGAGAAGGTAGAGGCGGATATGGTCCGGCAGAGAGAAGAGTGGGACTGGAAGAGGAAGATGAAGGTTAAACGGGAGCGAGGATGGAGCGGAAACACATGGGGAGGCGTCAGTCTTGGCCCCCCTGACCCTGGTCCCAATGGAG AAACATATGATGATTTCGATACCAGAATACTTGAG gtGAGGAATGTTTTCAACATGACagcaaaagagggaagaaagagatcAGTCCGTGTCCTGGTCGCTGTGGGGAATGGCAGAGGAGCTGCAG gttttGCCATTGGGAAAGCCAGTGAACGGGCAGATGCTTTCAGAAAA gcAAAGAACAAGGCAGTTCACTATTTGCATTATATAGAACGATATGAAGACCATACAA TATACCATGATATTTCTTTAAGATTTAAAAGGACGCATATCAAGATGAAGAAACAAACCAGAG GTTATGGCCTCCGCTGCCACCGGGCCATCATCACCATCTGCCGGCTCATTGGCATCAAAGACATGTATGCCAAGGTCTCTGGCTCCGTCAACATGCTTAACCTCACCCGGGGCCTCTTCCACGGGCTCTCCCGCCAG GAAACCCATCAACAGCTGGCTGATAAGAAGAGTCTCCATGTTGTGGAATTCCGGGAGGAATGTGGCCCTCTGCCCATCGTGGTTGCCTCCCCCAAGGGGGCCTTGAGAAAGGATCCGGAGCCGGAAGATGAGGTTCCAAACATCAAACTGGACTGGGAAGAAGTGAAGGCTGCCCAGGGTATGAAGCGCTCTGTGTGGTCAGGTTTAAAGAGAGGCGCCACCTAG
- the MRPS5 gene encoding 28S ribosomal protein S5, mitochondrial isoform X2 — MAWSECPSYEKWSCADHCPKKQGRAGEGRGGYGPAERRVGLEEEDEETYDDFDTRILEVRNVFNMTAKEGRKRSVRVLVAVGNGRGAAGFAIGKASERADAFRKAKNKAVHYLHYIERYEDHTIYHDISLRFKRTHIKMKKQTRGYGLRCHRAIITICRLIGIKDMYAKVSGSVNMLNLTRGLFHGLSRQETHQQLADKKSLHVVEFREECGPLPIVVASPKGALRKDPEPEDEVPNIKLDWEEVKAAQGMKRSVWSGLKRGAT, encoded by the exons ATGGCCTGGTCTGAATGTCCCTCTTATGAGAAATGGAGCTGTGCAGACCATTGCCCAAAGAAGCAAGGAAGAGCAGGAGAAGGTAGAGGCGGATATGGTCCGGCAGAGAGAAGAGTGGGACTGGAAGAGGAAGATGAAG AAACATATGATGATTTCGATACCAGAATACTTGAG gtGAGGAATGTTTTCAACATGACagcaaaagagggaagaaagagatcAGTCCGTGTCCTGGTCGCTGTGGGGAATGGCAGAGGAGCTGCAG gttttGCCATTGGGAAAGCCAGTGAACGGGCAGATGCTTTCAGAAAA gcAAAGAACAAGGCAGTTCACTATTTGCATTATATAGAACGATATGAAGACCATACAA TATACCATGATATTTCTTTAAGATTTAAAAGGACGCATATCAAGATGAAGAAACAAACCAGAG GTTATGGCCTCCGCTGCCACCGGGCCATCATCACCATCTGCCGGCTCATTGGCATCAAAGACATGTATGCCAAGGTCTCTGGCTCCGTCAACATGCTTAACCTCACCCGGGGCCTCTTCCACGGGCTCTCCCGCCAG GAAACCCATCAACAGCTGGCTGATAAGAAGAGTCTCCATGTTGTGGAATTCCGGGAGGAATGTGGCCCTCTGCCCATCGTGGTTGCCTCCCCCAAGGGGGCCTTGAGAAAGGATCCGGAGCCGGAAGATGAGGTTCCAAACATCAAACTGGACTGGGAAGAAGTGAAGGCTGCCCAGGGTATGAAGCGCTCTGTGTGGTCAGGTTTAAAGAGAGGCGCCACCTAG